GCGCATCCGATTGGCGGACGATCAGGTACTTCCCCACCCCGTTCCACTCGCCGCCGAGATAGCCGGCCGCGACGCGGGAAGGAATCCCCGCGCCGCGGAGCAGCAGCGAAAGCCCCGCCGCATAATGCTCGCAGTAGCCGGCCCGCTTCCGGAACAGGAACTCCCGGAGCGACGCGGCGGGATCCGACAGGGTGTAGCGGAAACCGGACCCGAAGAAGCGCACGATCCGTTTCGCGCGTTCGTCATCGGTCCCCGCGCCGCCGGCGATCTCCCGCGCGAGGACCCGCACGTCCTCGTACTCTTCGGGGAAAGCGAGATCCTCCGTTCCCGCACGGTGTAGGATTCGTGGTCGCCGGGGGAGGTCCGCTGCGAAGCGAACCCGGTATCGAAGCGTCGAGTGGCCGGAACGCGAAAGGGAGAGGTTCCCCTCCCCGTCGGAGAGGACGGGGGCGAACGCGCCCTCGATCAGCGTCGGATGCCCGTAGGTGAAAAGGGTGGGGTGGTCCGCCGCCTCGAGGGTGATGTCCGCCGTGGAATCCGGGACGGCCGCGTCTCCCACGAAGTGTTGGAATCCGGCCCTCTGGAGAGGGAGGGGAGTCGCGCCGCCGCGGAGCCAAACCCCGTCCTCATACCGGGGATACACCGCGCCCCGAAGGTAGAGGTTCGCCGGGAGGAGCCCCGGACGCAGTTCCGGGAATTCCACCCTGGCCACCACCCGGCGGTCCGATTTGATGCCGGTCACCTCGCGGAGGCTGATCGTCTCGGAAAAACCGACGACGCCCCGCGCGCGTCCGAACCGCTCGAGGACCTGGCGGAACTCGAGCCGCGGAATGACCGCGAACAGGACCGCCGAGGCGAGAAACCCGCCGACCCCCGCGGCCAGGAGCACCGCGGCCACGGTTCGCGCCGGGACGGCGTAACCGCCCGATGGGCGCCCCGCCTCTTCCGCCTCCTGGTCGTGAAGGGCCCCCATCGCGCCGGCGGAGGCGACGAAAAAGAGGAACGCGAAGAGGGCGAAGGCCAGCGCGTCCGTTCCGGCGGCGGCGGCGAGAAACTCGAGGAGG
The Deltaproteobacteria bacterium genome window above contains:
- a CDS encoding DUF3488 and transglutaminase-like domain-containing protein, whose product is LLEFLAAAAGTDALAFALFAFLFFVASAGAMGALHDQEAEEAGRPSGGYAVPARTVAAVLLAAGVGGFLASAVLFAVIPRLEFRQVLERFGRARGVVGFSETISLREVTGIKSDRRVVARVEFPELRPGLLPANLYLRGAVYPRYEDGVWLRGGATPLPLQRAGFQHFVGDAAVPDSTADITLEAADHPTLFTYGHPTLIEGAFAPVLSDGEGNLSLSRSGHSTLRYRVRFAADLPRRPRILHRAGTEDLAFPEEYEDVRVLAREIAGGAGTDDERAKRIVRFFGSGFRYTLSDPAASLREFLFRKRAGYCEHYAAGLSLLLRGAGIPSRVAAGYLGGEWNGVGKYLIVRQSDAHAWVEAWIDGRWVTLDATPPIGDSSPFRTRTGTIGLYADWLRQRWDKYVVNYSMRMQADAVKEGVRAVRRTGTAFRFRGWDGFGGTARRAAGWALLAAPALYLLYRLLRKRRNSAGKGSPSGLSPLPGPYARLVRRLDRNRFRRHPGETLEETLTAAVRSRPDLSEDAAHFLGLYHRDRFGPAPLPPEAREEAFRLA